The sequence AGTTCATGAGGATATTTATATACAAAATCCTCTGGAGGTGTTAAATCAACAGACCTCAAAGCCTTGATTACTTTTTCTTCGACCTTAAGATTCTTCACTTCTTTTCTGTGAATCATTAATGGTTCGGCGATCATGTCGAATATTGTTGTTTTAGGATTCAGGGAGTCATAGGGATCTTGAAATATTATCTGCATATATAGCCTGAGATTTCTCAATTCCTCACTATCTGCTGTGACTATATCCTTTCCTTCGAAATATACGCTGCCTGAGGTTGGTTCTATTAATCTTAGGATCGTTCTGCCTAATGTGGTTTTACCACAACCAGATTCTCCAACAAGACCTAATATTTCTCCTTTAATTATTTTGAAGCTAACATCATCGACCGCTAGTACATATTCTTCTTTCGCTAAGATAGAGGATAGAAAACCCTTCCGTAAAGGGAAATATTTCTTCAACTGCTTGATTTCTATTATATCTTTTTTCATTCATCTATTACCCTAATAAATGACAAGATGCCAAATGTCCTTTGCTTATAGTAATTGATTCTGGTTCTTGCTTTCTACAAATCTTCATGGCATAAGAGCATCTGGGATGAAATCTGCATCCAGTGGGGAATCTTAATGGGCTCGGGACATCTCCTGGTATAGAATGCAAATGTTCTTTTTTTCCTTTCAAATCAGGAATTGCTTTCAGTAATTCGATTGTGTAGGGATGTTTTGCATTATTGAGTAGGTTTTCTATATCAGCGCATTCTACCATCTTACCGGCATACATGACGCCAGCTTTTTCACAAGTTTGGGTGATGACAGGTAGATTATGGGATATGATTAACATAGAAAGCCTTAATTTTTTTTGTAGGTCTTTCAAGAGTTTGATTATTCTAGCTTGTATTACGACATCTAAAGCTGTAACCGGCTCATCAGCAATCAATAAATCAGGCTCACAAGCTAATGCCATACCGATCAAAGCTCTCTGTTTCATGCCACCACTTAATTCATGGGGATAACTATGCATTCTTTTGGAATCTAACCCGACTAACTGAAAAAGTTCTTTAACTTTATTTTTTGCAAATTCTTTGCTTATCTTTTCATGTGCTAGAAGAG comes from Candidatus Bathyarchaeota archaeon and encodes:
- a CDS encoding ATP-binding cassette domain-containing protein, which translates into the protein MKKDIIEIKQLKKYFPLRKGFLSSILAKEEYVLAVDDVSFKIIKGEILGLVGESGCGKTTLGRTILRLIEPTSGSVYFEGKDIVTADSEELRNLRLYMQIIFQDPYDSLNPKTTIFDMIAEPLMIHRKEVKNLKVEEKVIKALRSVDLTPPEDFVYKYPHELSGGQRQRVAVARAFILKPKFIVADEPVSMLDVSIRVSILDLISKLKKASQASLLFITHDLTIANYISDRIAVMHLGKIVEIGKANEVTNNPKHPYTKALLSAILPLEP
- a CDS encoding ABC transporter ATP-binding protein, coding for MVLLEVNDLKTYFFSQKGVAKAVDGVDFTLDKGKAFGLVGESGCGKTTLALSILRLILPPGRIVQGEILFEGGDLLELNESQLREIRWKKISLVFQSAMSSLNPVIRIGEQISEALLAHEKISKEFAKNKVKELFQLVGLDSKRMHSYPHELSGGMKQRALIGMALACEPDLLIADEPVTALDVVIQARIIKLLKDLQKKLRLSMLIISHNLPVITQTCEKAGVMYAGKMVECADIENLLNNAKHPYTIELLKAIPDLKGKKEHLHSIPGDVPSPLRFPTGCRFHPRCSYAMKICRKQEPESITISKGHLASCHLLG